Proteins encoded by one window of Candidatus Binatia bacterium:
- a CDS encoding cation diffusion facilitator family transporter: MRTNVTLVVYVALAGNIAVAVTKTAAAVWTGSAALASEAVHSAVDTLNEALLAWGMRRAAQPPDNEHPLGHGRELYFWSFVVALMVFGLGAGFSLVEGIDHIRHPRPIDHVTAGYVVLALAFVFESTSWTIALRHFVETKGDAGFYEAVRGSKDPPGFIVLLEDTAAIAGIVIAAAGTFAASHFGLPVLDGAASVGIALLLAGTALVLLRESASLLIGERADAELARSILAIAAGESGVQGANGVFTVHLAPQQVVAALSLEFSDELTAPRIEETVIAVEKKVRGTHPQVIALFVKPQTAATYRSTRKEGYGDGATHQPLSA; encoded by the coding sequence ATGCGCACGAACGTAACGCTCGTCGTCTATGTCGCCCTTGCAGGAAACATCGCCGTTGCCGTGACCAAAACCGCCGCTGCCGTGTGGACCGGAAGCGCAGCACTGGCCAGCGAAGCGGTGCATTCGGCCGTCGACACGCTGAACGAGGCGCTGCTCGCATGGGGGATGCGCCGCGCCGCGCAGCCCCCGGACAACGAGCATCCTCTCGGCCACGGCCGAGAGCTGTATTTCTGGAGCTTCGTCGTCGCGCTGATGGTGTTCGGGCTCGGCGCCGGCTTTTCCCTCGTCGAAGGCATCGACCACATCCGGCATCCTCGTCCGATCGACCACGTGACGGCCGGCTACGTGGTGCTCGCGCTGGCTTTCGTGTTCGAGAGCACCTCGTGGACGATCGCGCTGCGCCATTTCGTCGAAACCAAGGGCGACGCAGGCTTTTACGAGGCGGTGCGCGGCAGCAAGGATCCGCCGGGTTTCATCGTCCTGCTCGAAGACACCGCGGCGATTGCCGGCATCGTCATTGCGGCCGCCGGCACCTTCGCGGCGAGCCACTTCGGCCTTCCGGTGCTCGACGGCGCAGCATCGGTCGGCATCGCGCTGCTATTGGCGGGCACGGCGCTCGTGCTGCTGCGCGAGAGCGCGAGCCTGCTGATCGGAGAGCGCGCCGATGCGGAGCTTGCGCGCTCGATCCTTGCGATTGCTGCAGGCGAAAGCGGTGTCCAGGGCGCCAACGGCGTGTTCACCGTACACCTTGCGCCGCAACAGGTGGTCGCTGCGCTCAGCCTCGAGTTCTCCGATGAGCTGACGGCGCCGCGGATCGAGGAGACGGTCATTGCCGTCGAGAAGAAGGTGCGCGGGACTCACCCGCAGGTGATCGCGCTGTTCGTCAAGCCGCAGACGGCGGCGACGTACCGCAGCACGCGCAAGGAGGGTTACGGCGACGGTGCCACGCACCAGCCCCTTTCCGCGTGA